Below is a window of Flavobacterium cyclinae DNA.
AGAATCTATTACAATGGCATATCACACTTTTCATGGTGTAGAAACTAGAATCGTTAGAATATTTAATACTTACGGACCTCGAATGCGATTAAATGACGGTCGAGTTATTCCAGCATTTATTGGACAAGCATTAAGAGGTGAAGATTTAACTATTTTTGGTGATGGTAGCCAAACACGTTCGTTTTGTTATGTAGATGATCAAGTGGAGGGTATTTTTAGATTGCTTCATTCTGATTATCATCTTCCAGTAAATATTGGTAATCCTGATGAAATTACAATTAAAGAGTTCGCAGAAGAAATCATTAAATTAACTGGAACTAATCAAAAAGTGGTGTATCATCCATTACCAATTAATGATCCTATGCAAAGACAACCTGATACAACAAAAGCTAGAGAAATATTAGGTTGGGAAGCAAAAGTATCAAGAGCTGAAGGAATGAAAATTACATACGAATATTTTAAAACGCTTTCATCAGAAGAGTTGTTAAAAGAGGAGCATAAAGATTTTTCTAAATATATCTACTAATTTATGCAAAAAGGACGATATTCCAAATACATCCGACCATTAAGTATTTTAATAGATTTAATTTTAGTACTTGGTTTATTGCCTTTGTTTTTTAAAGGCCTGGATATTAATTTTACAATTTTTGGAATTTATCTTGCGATAACATGGGTTATTGTTGCCTTTTTTTCATCTTTTTATAATGTTTACCGATTTACAACTCCAGTTGAAATCCTTAGTAAAATAGCCAAACAGAGTGTTTTTTTTATTTTACTAATTATTGCTTTTTTTCCATTTAATAAAGAAACAATTTTTAGTGGTAAAGCAATAGCTTTGTACTCCATTACCTTGTTTTCAATTATTATTGTTATAAAAAGTTTACTTTTTTATTATTTAAAAAAATACAGAATTGTAACTGGAAATAACTTTAGAAATGCAATTATTATAGGATATACAACAGAAGCTATTGATTTAAAAAAAATATTTGAAGAAAGACCAGATTATGGATATCGATTCAAAGGATATTTCTCTGATAAAAAAACAAATGAAAATATCATTGGAAAGGTAGATCTTATCAAATCGTATTGTTTGGAAAATAAGATAGATGAGATTTATTGTTCTTTAAATGAACTTTCTAATGAAAAACTAAAAGATTTAGTTGAATTTGGAGATGAAAACAACATTGTCGTTAAGTTTATTCCAGATTCAAAAGCTATTTTTTCCAAAAATTTAAAAATTGACTATTACGAACTTTTTCCTGTTTTATCACTTCAAAAAACAGCACTTCACGATCCGTTAATTAAAAATTTTAAAAGAGCTTTTGATTTTGTTTTTTCTTTATTAGTTGTCATTTTTATTCTTTCTTGGTTAACCCCATTAATGGCATTATTAATCAAAATCGAATCGAGAGGTCCTGTATTTTTTAAACAAAGTAGACCAGGTTTAGACGAAAAAGAATTTTTATGTTATAAGTTTAGATCAATGAAGTTAAATGTAACTACTGAAAAAGAAGCTTCTAGAAATGATCCAAGAGTTACAAAAATCGGTCGATTTATAAGAAAAACCAGTATTGATGAATTGCCACAATTTTTCAATGTTTTATTAGGTGATATGTCGGTTGTAGGTCCAAGACCTCATTTATGGTCACAAAATAAAACCTATGGAAATAAAGTAAAGAAATACATGGTGCGTCATTATGTAAAACCTGGAATCACAGGATTAGCACAGGTTAAAGGGTATAGAGGTGAAATTGAAACTGAAAATGACATGGTAAACCGTATTAAATTTGATGTATATTATATTGAAAATTGGTCATTATTAATGGATATTAAAATCATTATTCAAACGGTAGTCAATATTTTTAAAGGAGAAGAAAAAGCTTATTAATGAACGCTTTAGTTTCAATAATTACACCAACTTATAATTCTGCAAAATTTGTTGCCGAAACCATACAATCCGTACAAAATCAAACGTATCAAAACTGGGAAATGATTATTGTGGATGATGGTTCTTCTGATGAAACGGAAAGTGTAGTTTTATCCATAATCCAAAACGACAACCGTATCCAATTTCACAAATTAAGTCAAAATTCAGGTCCAGCTGTAGCTCGAAATACCGGAATTGAAAAGGCATCAGGAGCTTACATGACGTTTATTGATGCCGATGATATTTGGTTCCCAACTTTCATCGAAAACAACATAAAAACGATTCAAGAAACCGGAATTCCATTCGTATTTTCATCTTATAGAAGAGCCAATGAACAATTAGAATTTATCTATTCTGATTTTATTGTTCCGCATAAAGTTTCGTATACCGATATTTTAAAATCCAATTCGATTAGCTGTTTAACTGCTTTTCTAGATATTAATAAACTAGGCAAAAAATATATGCCATTAATCCGAAAACGTCAAGACATGGGATTGTGGTTGAACTATTTAAAAGTAATTCCTTTCGCTTACGGCATTCAAGAAACGCAAGCGATTTACCGAATCAGAGAAAATTCACTTTCCAGAAAAAAATCAGATTTAATTAAATACCAATGGCAATTTTATAGAGAAGTTGAAAAGTTGAATGTTTTTCAAGCCACTTATTATATGTTGCATTGGATGTTTCGTGGTTTTATGAAGTATAGAAATTAATTCCTATTTTACCACAAAGAACACAAGGAAGGCTCAAGGAACACAAGGTTTTTAACCGCAAATTCTCAAATTTTAAAAATACTTTGTGGAACTTTGTGCTTGACTTTGTGAAACTCTGTGTAATTGATTCAAAGCATCGACTGAAATTGCTTCAATTTTCCTCTTTTTGTTCTTTCCAAAACTGCTTTTCGGTTGTAAGTAAAATGCAAACCAGGTTCTAAATATTTTGCAATTGCTTTTTCTATTTCCAGAATTTGTTCCAAAGTTAATTCCTCCGAACTCACGTAATCAATTTCAAAACTATCCAATTTTGTCTGTCGAACAATAAATTCTTTCACGTTTCCATCGTCTTCAATGATACTTTTAGTCACATAGTAAAAAGTCAATCCGGGCGATTTTTTTCCACTTGGTAAAATGGCAATATCACTTGTTCTTCCAATTAATTTTTTTAGAATGGGTTTTTTCAATGTGCTTTTTTCATCCAATATTCCAACATCGCCAATTTCATAACGAATAAACGGATGTGCTTTGTTGTATAACGAAGTGATTACCACTTTTCCTTCTTTTCCATACGGAACCGGTTGGTTATTTTCATCTAAAATTTCCACAAACAAAGTTTCAGAATTTACTTGCCATTCGTAATTTGTCCCGTCACTTCGGGATTGAAAAGCAATCAAATCTAATTCCGAAGCACCATATTCATTCACAACAGGAATTCCTAAATGTTTTTCCAGCAAGATTTTATCTTCCTCAAACAACATTTCCGAAGTCACCATGCAAACTTTCAAGGTTGGACAAACATCGGTTAAAATGATATTTCGCGCTTGTAAATATTTTCCAAAAAGCACAATCGAACTTGTGTAACCATTTATGTAATCGAACTTTTTGGTTTTAAAATGTTCCAAAACACCATCTAAAACTTTGTCGGATAAATCAAAAATCGGAAAACGATATCGTTTGCTTAAAAAATCTTTTAAACGTTCTTTTCGATATCCAATAAAATCTAATGGAATACCATAAAATCGCGCTTGATAGGATGAATTAAAATCAACATCATACCAACCAAAACGATGTATTATAGAAGCCCAAGTTATAGCATGTGCTTCTTTATCTTTCGCAAAAACAAAAGGATCACCACTCGAACCTGAAGTTTTATTCACAAAAACAGTTTTTTCAGAATAACCATTGGAAAGTCTATCTTTTAAAGGTTTTTGCAAGTCTTTTTTGGTTAGAACGGGTAAATCGTTCCATCCCGAATTTTCGGGATCGAAAGTTTCTTTTCCAACTAAATTTTGATAAAAAGTATTGTTTTTTAAATGAAATTCCACAATTTCTCTCTTTTTAGTTTCGAGATAATCGGGATAATCTGCCTCTGAAATTTGTAGAATTTTCTCAAAATCAGCCTGAGCTTTCGCAATAGGAAAACCGCTTAATTGTAAAGAAAGATGAAACAAGTTGAACATTCGTGGGAATTTATTCAAAAGTAATAAATCTGAAAATAATCTTTCTTCTTTTTTCTTTTTTCTTTCTTCTTAAGAAATAGTACTTTTGCCAAACAACATAACAACACTCAAAATGACTATTTTACTTCTTGGTTCTGGCGGTCG
It encodes the following:
- a CDS encoding UDP-glucuronic acid decarboxylase family protein, coding for MKRILITGAAGFLGSHLCDRFIKEGYFVIGMDNLITGDLKNIEHLFKDKNFEFYHHDITKFVHVPGKLDYILHFASPASPIDYLKIPIQTLKVGSLGTHNLLGLARVKKARILIASTSEVYGDPLVHPQTEEYYGNVNTIGPRGVYDEAKRFQESITMAYHTFHGVETRIVRIFNTYGPRMRLNDGRVIPAFIGQALRGEDLTIFGDGSQTRSFCYVDDQVEGIFRLLHSDYHLPVNIGNPDEITIKEFAEEIIKLTGTNQKVVYHPLPINDPMQRQPDTTKAREILGWEAKVSRAEGMKITYEYFKTLSSEELLKEEHKDFSKYIY
- a CDS encoding undecaprenyl-phosphate glucose phosphotransferase; this translates as MQKGRYSKYIRPLSILIDLILVLGLLPLFFKGLDINFTIFGIYLAITWVIVAFFSSFYNVYRFTTPVEILSKIAKQSVFFILLIIAFFPFNKETIFSGKAIALYSITLFSIIIVIKSLLFYYLKKYRIVTGNNFRNAIIIGYTTEAIDLKKIFEERPDYGYRFKGYFSDKKTNENIIGKVDLIKSYCLENKIDEIYCSLNELSNEKLKDLVEFGDENNIVVKFIPDSKAIFSKNLKIDYYELFPVLSLQKTALHDPLIKNFKRAFDFVFSLLVVIFILSWLTPLMALLIKIESRGPVFFKQSRPGLDEKEFLCYKFRSMKLNVTTEKEASRNDPRVTKIGRFIRKTSIDELPQFFNVLLGDMSVVGPRPHLWSQNKTYGNKVKKYMVRHYVKPGITGLAQVKGYRGEIETENDMVNRIKFDVYYIENWSLLMDIKIIIQTVVNIFKGEEKAY
- a CDS encoding glycosyltransferase family 2 protein, which codes for MNALVSIITPTYNSAKFVAETIQSVQNQTYQNWEMIIVDDGSSDETESVVLSIIQNDNRIQFHKLSQNSGPAVARNTGIEKASGAYMTFIDADDIWFPTFIENNIKTIQETGIPFVFSSYRRANEQLEFIYSDFIVPHKVSYTDILKSNSISCLTAFLDINKLGKKYMPLIRKRQDMGLWLNYLKVIPFAYGIQETQAIYRIRENSLSRKKSDLIKYQWQFYREVEKLNVFQATYYMLHWMFRGFMKYRN
- a CDS encoding phenylacetate--CoA ligase family protein, with amino-acid sequence MFNLFHLSLQLSGFPIAKAQADFEKILQISEADYPDYLETKKREIVEFHLKNNTFYQNLVGKETFDPENSGWNDLPVLTKKDLQKPLKDRLSNGYSEKTVFVNKTSGSSGDPFVFAKDKEAHAITWASIIHRFGWYDVDFNSSYQARFYGIPLDFIGYRKERLKDFLSKRYRFPIFDLSDKVLDGVLEHFKTKKFDYINGYTSSIVLFGKYLQARNIILTDVCPTLKVCMVTSEMLFEEDKILLEKHLGIPVVNEYGASELDLIAFQSRSDGTNYEWQVNSETLFVEILDENNQPVPYGKEGKVVITSLYNKAHPFIRYEIGDVGILDEKSTLKKPILKKLIGRTSDIAILPSGKKSPGLTFYYVTKSIIEDDGNVKEFIVRQTKLDSFEIDYVSSEELTLEQILEIEKAIAKYLEPGLHFTYNRKAVLERTKRGKLKQFQSML